A genomic stretch from Malus domestica chromosome 15, GDT2T_hap1 includes:
- the LOC139191682 gene encoding uncharacterized protein, with product MSEAVRARERLDFEAAADAIQKENEEWINSIGRSIIQHSSWLADSKVVNYDSNRQSRRCTVREEAAAVREDQAAVMEGQAAAVMEGQAAEAREDKAAALEDREAEAALEDREAEAALEDQAAALEDQEAASEDQEAASEDQAAALEDQEAALEDQAAVWEGQAAVWEDQAAVLEGQAAVLAVPAAVLEGQAAVREDQGIKADTGVEVEVDQVEVEVEVDQVEVDQVVADSLLSAN from the exons ATGTCAGAAGCAGTTCGTGCTCGTGAGAGATTAGACTTTGAGGCTGCAGCTGATGCAATACAGAAAGAGAATGAGGAGTGGATTAACTCGATCGGACGGTCCATAATTCAACACTCCAGCTGGCTCGCGGATTCCAAGGTCGTCAATTACGATAGCAACCGACA ATCAAGAAGATGCACGGTCCGGGAGGAGGCGGCGGCGGTCCGGGAGGACCAGGCGGCGGTCATGGAGGGCCAGGCGGCGGCGGTCATGGAGGGCCAGGCGGCGGAGGCCCGGGAGGACAAGGCGGCGGCTTTGGAGGACCGGGAGGCGGAGGCGGCTTTGGAGGACCGGGAGGCGGAGGCGGCTTTGGAGGACCAGGCGGCGGCTTTGGAGGACCAGGAGGCGGCTTCGGAGGACCAGGAGGCGGCTTCGGAGGACCAGGCGGCGGCTTTGGAGGACCAGGAGGCGGCTTTGGAGGACCAGGCGGCGGTTTGGGAGGGCCAGGCGGCGGTTTGGGAGGACCAGGCCGCGGTTTTGGAGGGCCAGGCGGCGGTTTTGGCGGTCCCGGCGGCGGTTTTGGAGGGCCAGGCGGCGGTCCGGGAGGACCAGGGCATCAAGGCGGACACGggggtggaggtggaggtggaccaggtggaggtggaggtggaggtggaccAGGTGGAGGTGGACCAGGTGGTCGCTGACTCGTTGCTAAGTGCTAACTAA
- the LOC103431389 gene encoding 110 kDa U5 small nuclear ribonucleoprotein component CLO, which yields MDDSLYDEFGNYIGPEIESDQESDREDEDEELPDRQEDGAASDGDDAATGPNGWLTAANDVDMDNQVVLAEDKKYYPTAEEVYGEDVETLVMDEDAQPLEQPIIKPVRNVKFEVGVKDSSTYVSNQFLLGLMSNPSLVRNVALVGHLQHGKTVFMDMLVEQTHHMSTFDSNSEKHMRYTDTRIDEQERRISIKAVPMSLVLEDSRSKSYLCNIMDTPGHVNFSDEMTAALRLADGAVLIVDAAEGMMVNTERAIRHAIQERLPIVVVINKVDRLITELKLPPRDAYFKIRHTLDVINTHITAASSTAGNVQTIDPVAGNVCFASATAGWSFTLQSFARLYLKLHGADNTDVDKFASRLWGDMYYHQDDRSFRRKPPASGGERSFVQFVLEPLYKIYSQVIGEHKKSVEATLAEFGVTLSNAAYKLNVRPLLRLACSSVFGSASGFTDMLVQHIPSPKGAATRKVDHIYTGPKDSLIYRAMKDCDPDGPLMVNVTKLYPKSDCSVFDAFGRVYSGKIQTGQTVRVLGEGYSPEDEEDMTVKEVTKLWLYQARDRIPIAEAPPGTWVLIEGVDASIMKTATLCNEYYDEDVYIFRPLQFNTLPVVKTATEPLNPSELPKMVEGLRKISKSYPLAITKVEESGEHTILGTGELYLDSIMKDLRELYSEVEVKVADPVVSFCETVVESSSMKCFAETPNKKNKITMIAEPLERGLAEDIENGVVSIDWSRKDIGNFFQTRYEWDVLAARSIWAFGPDKQGPNILLDDTLSTEVDKSLLNAVKDSIVQGFQWGAREGPLCDEPIRNVKFKIVDARIAQEPLHRGSGQIIPTSRRVAYSSFLMATPRLMEPVYYVEIQTPIDCISAIYTVLSRRRGHVTADVPQPGTPAYIVKAFLPVIESFGFETDLRYHTQGQAFCLSVFDHWAIVPGDPLDKSIVLRPLEPAPIQHLAREFMVKTRRRKGMSEDVSINKFFDEAMMVELAQQAADLHLQMI from the exons ATGGATGACAGTCTGTACGATGAGTTCGGGAACTACATAGGCCCGGAAATTGAGTCTGAtcaagagagtgatagagaggACGAGGATGAGGAGCTACCCGATAGGCAAGAGGATGGGGCTGCATCGGACGGCGATGATGCAGCTACTGGTCCCAATGGGTGGCTGACTGCCGCCAATGATGTCGATATGGATAACCAGGTTGTCCTTGCTGAGGACAAAAAGTATTATCCAACCGCTGAAGAGGTCTACGGTGAAGATGTTGAGACATTGGTTATGGATGAAGATGCACAGCCTCTGGAACAACCCATTATTAAGCCTGTTAGGAATGTCAAGTTTGAGGTTGGTGTCAAGGATTCTTCCACCTACGTGTCAAATCAGTTCCTTTTGGGACTCATGTCAAACCCATCTCTGGTTCGGAATGTTGCACTTGTTGGGCATTTGCAGCATGGGAAGACGGTGTTCATGGATATGTTGGTAGAGCAGACTCACCATATGTCCACTTTTGATTCAAATAGTGAGAAGCACATGAGGTACACTGATACAAGGATTGATGAGCAAGAGAGGAGGATATCCATTAAAGCAGTTCCTATGTCCCTTGTACTCGAGGATAGCAGGTCTAAATCGTATTTGTGCAACATCATGGATACCCCTGGTCATGTCAATTTCTCTGACGAAATGACTGCAGCCCTCAGGCTTGCTGACGGTGCTGTCTTGATTGTGGACGCTGCAGAAGGAATGATG GTAAATACCGAGAGGGCTATACGCCATGCAATCCAAGAGCGACTACCAATTGTGGTTGTAATCAACAAG GTTGACAGATTGATAACAGAACTCAAATTGCCCCCAAGAGATGCTTACTTCAAGATAAGGCATACTTTGGACGTCATTAATACCCACATAACTGCGGCCTCTTCGACTGCTGGCAATGTACAAACTATTGACCCTGTTGCAGGAAATGTTTGCTTTGCAAGTGCTACCGCAGGATGGTCATTCACGTTGCAATCGTTTGCAAGGCTATATCTTAAACTCCACGGGGCCGATAATACGGACGTAGATAAGTTTGCTTCTCGTCTCTGGGGAGATATGTACTATCATCAGGACGACAGGAGTTTCAGGAGAAAACCCCCTGCCAGTGGAGGAGAAAGGTCATTTGTCCAATTTGTGCTCGAACCCCTGTATAAGATTTATAGCCAGGTGATTGGAGAACATAAAAAGAGTGTGGAGGCAACTCTTGCCGAATTTGGTGTCACACTCAGCAATGCAGCTTACAAGTTGAATGTTAGACCTCTGCTGAGGTTGGCTTGTAGCTCAGTCTTTGGATCTGCCTCAGGCTTTACTGATATGCTGGTTCAACATATTCCTTCCCCTAAAGGTGCCGCAACTAGGAAAGTAGACCATATATATACTGGACCAAAAGACTCTTTGATTTACAGGGCCATGAAAGATTGTGATCCTGATGGTCCTTTGATGGTCAATGTGACAAAATTGTATCCCAAGTCCGACTGTAGTGTGTTTGATGCATTTGGTAGGGTTTATAGTGGGAAGATTCAGACGGGGCAGACTGTACGGGTACTGGGAGAAGGCTATTCACCAGAGGACGAGGAGGACATGACAGTCAAAGAGGTGACAAAGTTATGGTTGTATCAAGCTAGAGACAGGATACCAATAGCCGAGGCTCCTCCTGGTACTTGGGTTCTTATTGAAGGTGTGGATGCTTCTATTATGAAAACTGCCACCCTATGTAATGAATATTATGACGAGGATGTGTACATCTTCCGTCCTCTTCAGTTCAATACTCTGCCAGTTGTGAAAACAGCAACCGAGCCACTAAATCCAAGTGAGCTGCCGAAGATGGTGGAGGGACTAAGAAAGATAAGCAAGAGTTATCCTCTTGCAATCACTAAAGTTGAGGAGTCCGGGGAGCACACAATATTAGGGACAGGAGAACTCTACTTGGATTCAATAATGAAGGACCTAAGAGAGCTTTATTCGGAAGTAGAAGTCAAG GTTGCGGATCCTGTTGTTTCATTTTGTGAAACAGTGGTGGAGTCTTCGTCAATGAAATGTTTTGCTGAAACACCcaataagaagaataaaataacTATG ATTGCAGAGCCATTGGAGAGAGGACTTGCTGAGGACATTGAGAATGGTGTTGTAAGCATTGATTGGTCTCGGAAGGATATAGGCAATTTTTTCCAGACTAGATATGAGTGGGATGTTCTTGCTGCACGGTCCATATGGGCATTTGGCCCTGATAAGCAG GGACCTAACATTCTATTAGATGACACACTTTCCACTGAAGTTGACAAAAGCTTGCTAAATGCTGTGAAGGATTCGATTGTTCAAGG GTTTCAGTGGGGTGCTCGAGAAGGACCCCTTTGTGATGAACCAATCAGAAATGTAAAGTTCAAAATTGTGGATGCAAGGATTGCCCAAGAGCCATTGCATCGTGGATCTGGCCAGATCATTCCTACATCCCGACGTGTGGCCTATTCATCTTTCCTGATGGCAACACCGCGGCTTATGGAACCAGTATATTATGTGGAG ATACAAACACCCATCGACTGTATTTCTGCAATCTACACTGTTCTATCTCGCAGGCGTGGACATGTTACAGCTGATGTTCCTCAACCTGGGACCCCTGCTTACATCGTCAAG GCGTTCTTACCAGTGATTGAATCTTTTGGCTTTGAAACTGACTTGAGGTACCATACCCAAGGACAGGCTTTCTGCCTCTCAGTGTTCGATCACTGGGCTATAGTTCCTGGGGATCCACTTGATAAGAGCATCGTTCTGCGACCCCTTGAACCTGCCCCGATTCAGCATCTGGCCCGTGAGTTTATGGTCAAGACAAGACGTAGAAAG GGAATGAGCGAGGATGTGAGCATCAACAAATTCTTCGACGAGGCTATGATGGTGGAGCTGGCTCAGCAGGCAGCTGATCTTCATCTCCAAATGATATGA
- the LOC103431390 gene encoding putative glycerol-3-phosphate transporter 5 yields MQSKTLTLAPALNFFPNLKPPHKTLAFHQISALTITFLAYASFHASRKPPSIVKSVLGPTFQANSSSVDTGWAPFDGPRGTHRLGELDLAFLSAYSIGMYFAGHVGDRIDLRLFLVFGMMCSGILTIFFGLGYWFDVHVLGYFMVVQVLCGLVQSIGWPCVVAIVGNWFEKGKRGLIMGVWSAHTSVGNIIGSVVASGVLEFGWGWSFVVPGVLVILVGIVVFLFLPVCPEDLGFESPVKEIQMNVEINGVKNLEGKVESEEAGLLGTEHADADADADTGSLAAIGFLEAWRLPGVAPFAFCLFFSKLVSYTFLYWLPFYIRHTAVAGVHLSHKTAGNLSAIFDVGGVLGGILAGLISDMIEARAVTSIAFLLLSIPALVLYRLYGSLSMVANIVLMFLSGLLVNGPYSLITTAVAADLGTQTTIKGNSRALATVTAIIDGTGSVGAALGPLLAGYISTKGWNNVFVMLILAIFCATLFLIRIARAEIKGKLNEGKWYLFNGIEGSQ; encoded by the exons ATGcaatccaaaaccctaaccctagctccAGCTCTcaatttttttccaaatctCAAACCCCCACACAAAACCCTAGCTTTCCACCAAATTTCAGCCCTAACCATCACCTTCCTCGCCTATGCTTCCTTCCATGCCTCCAGAAAGCCCCCAAGCATTGTCAAGAGCGTGCTTGGGCCCACATTTCAGGCCAATTCGAGCTCCGTCGACACGGGGTGGGCTCCCTTTGATGGTCCCCGGGGCACCCACCGGCTAGGAGAGCTTGATCTTGCGTTTCTTTCCGCGTATTCGATCGGAATGTACTTTGCAGGGCATGTCGGTGATCGGATTGATTTGAGGCTGTTTCTTGTATTTGGGATGATGTGTAGTGGCATTTTAACAATATTTTTCGGGTTAGGATATTGGTTTGATGTTCATGTATTGGGGTACTTTATGGTGGTTCAAGTTCTTTGTGGATTGGTTCAGTCGATTGGGTGGCCTTGTGTGGTGGCTATTGTGGGAAACTGGTTTGAGAAAGGGAAGAGGGGGTTGATCATGGGGGTCTGGAGCGCACATACCTCGGTTGGAAACATCATTGGGTCGGTTGTGGCATCAGGGGTTTTGGAATTCGGATGGGGTTGGTCCTTTGTGGTGCCCGGGGTCTTGGTGATTTTGGTTGGGATTGTGGTGTTTCTGTTTCTCCCCGTGTGTCCAGAAGACTTGGGGTTTGAGTCTCCAGTGAAGGAGATTCAGATGAATGTGGAAATTAATGGCGTGAAGAATTTGGAGGGGAAAGTAGAATCAGAGGAAGCAGGGCTTCTTGGAACAGAGCATGcagatgccgatgccgatgcagACACAGGTTCTTTGGCTGCAATTGGGTTTCTGGAGGCATGGAGGTTACCGGGTGTGGCGCCATTTGCTTTCTGCCTCTTCTTTTCGAAGCTTGTGTCTTACACTTTTCTGTACTGGTTGCCCTTTTACATAAGGCACACAG CTGTTGCCGGCGTGCATTTGTCACACAAAACTGCCGGGAACCTTTCAGCCATATTCGATGTTGGAGGTGTCCTTGGCGGAATTTTAGCAGGATTAATATCTGATATGATAGAAGCTCGAGCTGTAACCTCAATCGCATTTTTGTTACTTTCCATTCCCGCCCTTGTTCTCTACCGGCTTTATGGCAGCCTATCGATGGTTGCCAACATTGTCTTGATGTTTCTTTCTGGATTGCTGGTGAATGGCCCGTACTCACTCATCACAACAGCCGTTGCAGCTGATCTTGGTACGCAAACCACGATCAAAGGAAATTCCAGAGCATTAGCTACTGTAACGGCAATCATAGACGGAACAGGTTCGGTTGGGGCAGCTCTTGGCCCGCTTTTGGCGGGGTATATCTCCACAAAGGGGTGGAACAACGTGTTTGTTATGCTAATTCTTGCTATTTTCTGTGCAACTTTGTTTTTGATTCGGATTGCGAGAGCCGAGATTAAAGGGAAATTGAATGAGGGAAAATGGTATTTGTTTAACGGCATAGAAGGCAGTCAATGA
- the LOC103431391 gene encoding probable protein phosphatase 2C 27 isoform X2, translating into MCLIDAEQLGQEMGNRENNKNIDSNDNDNEQWSLQVDRKEENLDRETPAVLESIGEDTVVADRKQSLFNFVPALRSGEWSDIGGRTHMEDTHLCIGDLAKKFGYNLLSEEAISFYGVFDGHGGKDAAHFVRDNLPRVIVEDADFPLELEKVITRSFMETDAAFANKCSREASLASGTTALTAMIFGRSLLVANAGDCRAVLSRCGVAIEMSKDHRPCCTKERMRIESLGGYIDDGYLNGQLGVTRALGNWHLEGMKDAGERGGPLSAKPELKLMTLSKDDEFLIIGTDGIWEMFTSQNAVDFARRRLQEHNDVKLCCKQIVEEAIKRGATDNLTLVMVSFHLEPPPHVLVERPRFRRSISAEGLQNLRFFLDG; encoded by the exons ATGTGCCTGATAGACGCAGAACAGCTCGGTCAAGAAATGGGCAACAGGGAGAATAACAAGAACATCGATTCCAACGACAATGACAACGAGCAGTGGTCTCTGCAAGTCGACCGGAAGGAGGAGAATTTGGACCGGGAAACTCCTGCTGTG CTTGAAAGCATAGGTGAGGATACAGTGGTTGCAGACAGAAAGCAAAGCCTGTTCAACTTTGTTCCTGCCCTCAGGTCAGGAGAGTGGTCTGATATTGGGGGTCGAACCCATATGGAGGATACTCATTTATGCATTGGTGACTTAGCTAAGAAGTTTGGTTATAATCTACTCAGTGAGGAAGCTATCTCTTTCTATGGT GTATTTGATGGTCACGGAGGAAAGGATGCAGCACACTTTGTTCGTGACAATTTACCAAGAGTCATTGTTGAGGATGCTGACTTTCCTTTAGAACTTGAAAAGGTGATAACAAGGTCATTTATGGAGACAGATGCTGCGTTTGCAAACAAGTGTTCTCGTGAGGCTTCCCTTGCTTCTGGCACAACAGCACTCACTGCAATGATATTTGGGAG GTCTTTGCTTGTGGCAAATGCCGGAGATTGCCGGGCTGTATTATCACGATGTGGAGTGGCTATAGAAATGTCGAAGGACCATAGGCCCTGTTGCACAAAAGAAAGAATGCGTATTGAGTCCTTGGGTGGATATATTGATGATGGGTATCTAAATGGTCAGTTAGGTGTAACCCGTGCATTAGGTAATTGGCATCTTGAAGGAATGAAGGATGCGGGTGAAAGGGGCGGACCCTTGAGCGCTAAACCAGAACTTAAACTGATGACACTGAGCAAAGACGATGAGTTTTTGATCATTGGCACTGATGGGATATGGGAGATGTTCACCAGCCAAAACGCTGTTGATTTCGCTCGAAGGAGACTGCAAGAGCACAATGATGTGAAGTTGTGCTGCAAGCAAATAGTAGAGGAGGCAATAAAGCGGGGGGCAACAGACAATTTGACGCTTGTTATGGTGAGTTTCCACTTGGAGCCACCCCCACATGTGCTGGTAGAGAGACCTAGATTCAGACGAAGCATTTCTGCCGAGGGACTTCAGAATCTCAGATTCTTCTTAGATGGATAG
- the LOC103431391 gene encoding probable protein phosphatase 2C 27 isoform X1: protein MCLIDAEQLGQEMGNRENNKNIDSNDNDNEQWSLQVDRKEENLDRETPAVVSSSTQKNMLNSFQLESIGEDTVVADRKQSLFNFVPALRSGEWSDIGGRTHMEDTHLCIGDLAKKFGYNLLSEEAISFYGVFDGHGGKDAAHFVRDNLPRVIVEDADFPLELEKVITRSFMETDAAFANKCSREASLASGTTALTAMIFGRSLLVANAGDCRAVLSRCGVAIEMSKDHRPCCTKERMRIESLGGYIDDGYLNGQLGVTRALGNWHLEGMKDAGERGGPLSAKPELKLMTLSKDDEFLIIGTDGIWEMFTSQNAVDFARRRLQEHNDVKLCCKQIVEEAIKRGATDNLTLVMVSFHLEPPPHVLVERPRFRRSISAEGLQNLRFFLDG from the exons ATGTGCCTGATAGACGCAGAACAGCTCGGTCAAGAAATGGGCAACAGGGAGAATAACAAGAACATCGATTCCAACGACAATGACAACGAGCAGTGGTCTCTGCAAGTCGACCGGAAGGAGGAGAATTTGGACCGGGAAACTCCTGCTGTGGTGAGCTCAAGTACCCAGAAAAACATGCTCAATTCGTTTCAA CTTGAAAGCATAGGTGAGGATACAGTGGTTGCAGACAGAAAGCAAAGCCTGTTCAACTTTGTTCCTGCCCTCAGGTCAGGAGAGTGGTCTGATATTGGGGGTCGAACCCATATGGAGGATACTCATTTATGCATTGGTGACTTAGCTAAGAAGTTTGGTTATAATCTACTCAGTGAGGAAGCTATCTCTTTCTATGGT GTATTTGATGGTCACGGAGGAAAGGATGCAGCACACTTTGTTCGTGACAATTTACCAAGAGTCATTGTTGAGGATGCTGACTTTCCTTTAGAACTTGAAAAGGTGATAACAAGGTCATTTATGGAGACAGATGCTGCGTTTGCAAACAAGTGTTCTCGTGAGGCTTCCCTTGCTTCTGGCACAACAGCACTCACTGCAATGATATTTGGGAG GTCTTTGCTTGTGGCAAATGCCGGAGATTGCCGGGCTGTATTATCACGATGTGGAGTGGCTATAGAAATGTCGAAGGACCATAGGCCCTGTTGCACAAAAGAAAGAATGCGTATTGAGTCCTTGGGTGGATATATTGATGATGGGTATCTAAATGGTCAGTTAGGTGTAACCCGTGCATTAGGTAATTGGCATCTTGAAGGAATGAAGGATGCGGGTGAAAGGGGCGGACCCTTGAGCGCTAAACCAGAACTTAAACTGATGACACTGAGCAAAGACGATGAGTTTTTGATCATTGGCACTGATGGGATATGGGAGATGTTCACCAGCCAAAACGCTGTTGATTTCGCTCGAAGGAGACTGCAAGAGCACAATGATGTGAAGTTGTGCTGCAAGCAAATAGTAGAGGAGGCAATAAAGCGGGGGGCAACAGACAATTTGACGCTTGTTATGGTGAGTTTCCACTTGGAGCCACCCCCACATGTGCTGGTAGAGAGACCTAGATTCAGACGAAGCATTTCTGCCGAGGGACTTCAGAATCTCAGATTCTTCTTAGATGGATAG
- the LOC114819130 gene encoding small ribosomal subunit protein uS17-like, whose protein sequence is MAEQTEKAFLKQPKVFISSKKSGKGKRPGKGGNRFWKSVGLGFKTPRDAIEGTYIDKKCPFTGNVSIRGRILAGTCHSAKMNKTIIVRRNYLHYIKKYQRYEKRHSNIPAHVSPCFRVKEGDHVTIGQCRPLSKTKRFNVLKVTPAGSSGTGKKAFAGI, encoded by the exons ATGGCGGAACAG ACTGAGAAGGCGTTTCTGAAGCAGCCCAAAGTGTTCATCAG CTCTAAGAAATCTGGGAAGGGGAAGAGACCCGGAAAGGGCGGTAACCGGTTCTGGAAGAGCGTTGGGCTCGGTTTCAAGACCCCCAGGGATGCCATTGAAG GGACTTACATTGATAAGAAATGCCCGTTCACTGGAAATGTTTCAATCAGGGGCCGCATCTTAGCTGGAACTTGCCATAGTGCTAAGATGAATAAAACAATCATTGTTCGAAGAAATTATCTACATTATATCAAAAAGTATCAAAG ATATGAGAAACGACATTCCAACATACCTGCCCACGTATCTCCATGCTTCCGTGTGAAGGAAGGAGATCACGTTACCATCGGCCAGTGCAG GCCATTGTCCAAGACTAAGAGGTTCAACGTCTTGAAGGTGACACCTGCCGGATCTTCCGGCACTGGCAAGAAGGCTTTTGctggaatttga
- the LOC103400039 gene encoding ubiquitin-like domain-containing protein CIP73, with product MGSNGSEQILMGEQVEGSEATIEIKIKTLDSQTYTLRVDKQMPVPALKEQVASVTGVLSEQQRLICRGKVLKDDQLLSAYHVEDGHTLHLVVRQPIPPSPEGLPDHQGTDPASSSSRHAGPGVVIETFSMPVQGDGFAPQINRIISAVLGSIGMPNIAGGSEGIEVREHGPQRPERTLGLGGLFDFSQFQSEQTAARGPSDRSNGTFSHSTSFPLGALPPLVIPDSLTTLTQYLSHMRREFEAIDRDAGSNQAVATHRAEESSNSSSRSGIRQEGLSTPASLAEIMRSTRQLLAEQVGESLLQFASQLENQVNVTDSAARLSAQASASRTGALFHNLGAFLLELGRTTMTLQMGQAPSDAVVSAGPAVFISPTGPNPIMVQPLPFQSGTNFGAIPMGAMQPGSGLVSGLGTGFHPRRIDIQIRRGSSATTPDATRDEHGETQQPSGQRNPVTSSGSENPTNQATSRVSGGSAFAGDPAVRIMPIRTMVAAVPASLSRQPSDSSGISGGLYHPLLGRFQHVASGNVNSERGTPASRDRHPANLHTDHQSSESAAEQQNAADPARDGSAPNVRRPSISRSVSINILSAGGTPNSQESERQVPGGILQFIRTLFPNGEIHVEDGSAEGVTAGSVPDQPRPSSGGVAAPEAEPRASDEGIFLSNLLHEIMPFISQATGGEPGNSSEHRMAQDSPTRAETSDVGSSRRRSDSEESEPNLPTSKRQKKE from the exons ATGGGAAGTAATGGTAGTGAACAGATTCTCATGGGTGAGCAGGTCGAAGGGTCTGAAGCCACTATtgagattaaaataaaaacattggATTCACAAACCTATACTCTCAGGGTGGATAAACAG ATGCCAGTTCCTGCTTTGAAAGAACAAGTTGCTTCTGTCACTGGTGTGCTATCAGAACAACAACGACTGATATGCCGAGGAAAAGTTCTAAAGGATGATCAGCTTCTCTCTGCCTATC ATGTTGAAGATGGTCACACCTTACATTTGGTTGTGAGACAGCCTATTCCACCATCACCTGAAGGGTTACCAGATCATCAAG GAACTGATCCAGCTTCAAGTTCAAGCCGTCATGCTGGCCCTGGTGTTGTCATTGAAACTTTCAGCATGCCTGTTCAAGGGGATGGATTTGCACCTCAAATCAATCGG ATAATCTCTGCTGTTCTCGGCTCTATAGGAATGCCAAATATTGCAGGTGGCAGTGAAGGGATTGAAGTCAGg GAACATGGGCCACAGAGGCCAGAAAGGACATTGGGTTTGGGTGGTTTGTTTGATTTCTCCCAATTTCAATCTGAACAAACTGCCGCAAGGGGTCCATCTGATAGATCAAATGGGACTTTTAGTCATTCAACATCATTTCCTTTGGGGGCCCTGCCACCTCTG GTAATTCCTGATTCTTTGACCACTTTAACCCAATATCTGAGTCATATGAGGCGTGAATTTGAGGCTATTG ACAGAGATGCGGGAAGCAATCAAGCAGTTGCTACTCATAGGGCTGAAGAAAGCTCCAATTCCTCATCCCGTTCAGGGATAAGGCAAGAGGGGCTCTCCACTCCTGCATCGTTGGCAGAAATCATGCGTTCTACTCGACAATTACTTGCTGAACAAGTTGGAGAATCCTTACTT CAATTTGCAAGTCAACTGGAGAATCAAGTGAATGTGACTGATTCTGCAGCACGGTTGAGCGCCCAAGCTAGTGCATCGAGAACTGGAGCTTTATTTCATAACCTAGGTGCCTTTTTACTTGAACTTGGTCGTACAACCATGACATTGCAAATGGGTCAAGCACCG TCTGACGCGGTGGTTAGTGCTGGACCTGCAgttttcatatcccctactggcccTAATCCCATTATGGTTCAG CCTCTTCCCTTCCAATCTGGAACGAACTTTGGTGCCATCCCCATGGGAGCCATGCAGCCTGGTTCTGGTCTTGTTAGTGGACTCGGTACTGGTTTTCATCCAAGGCGTATTGATATACAAATACGAAGAG GTTCGTCGGCAACCACACCCGATGCCACTCGAGATGAACATGGGGAGACTCAGCAGCCTTCAGGGCAAAGAAACCCAGTAACAAGTTCTGGCAGTGAAAATCCTACTAATCAAGCCACTTCAAGGGTCTCAGGTGGTTCAGCTTTTGCTGGAGATCCGGCTGTAAGGATAATGCCAATCAGGACCATGGTTGCAGCAGTCCCTGCTTCCCTCAGTCGCCAACCATCAGATTCTTCTGGTATTTCGGGAGGGTTATACCATCCACTGCTTGGAAGGTTTCAACATGTAGCTTCTGGGAATGTGAATAGTGAACGAGGAACTCCAGCGTCCAGAGATCGTCACCCTGCCAATCTCCATACTGATCATCAGTCTTCTGAATCTGCAGCAGAACAGCAAAATGCTGCAGATCCTGCAAGAGATG GATCAGCTCCCAATGTAAGACGACCATCAATCTCACGAAGTGTCAGTATCAATATTTTATCAGCTGGTGGAACCCCAAACAGCCAAGAATCTGAGAGACAGGTCCCAGGTGGTATATTACAGTTTATAAGGACCCTCTTTCCGAATGGTGAAATTCATGTAGAAGACGGCAGTGCCGAGGGAGTGACTGCAGGTTCTGTACCAGATCAGCCAAGGCCATCTAGTGGTGGTGTGGCTGCACCGGAAGCAGAACCAAGGGCCAGCGATGAAGGAATATTTTTGTCTAATTTGCTTCATGAAATCATGCCATTCATATCTCAAGCCACAGGGGGAGAGCCAGGAAATTCTTCCGAGCACAGAATGGCCCAAGATTCTCCCACCAGG GCTGAGACCTCCGATGTTGGGTCATCCCGTCGGCGGAGTGATTCTGAAGAATCCGAACCAAATCTTCCTACTTCAAAACGCCAAAAG AAGGAGTAG